In Ailuropoda melanoleuca isolate Jingjing chromosome X, ASM200744v2, whole genome shotgun sequence, a single genomic region encodes these proteins:
- the LOC100484693 gene encoding glyceraldehyde-3-phosphate dehydrogenase-like produces MRRMKTPSRMTAMLLVLPPPSCPCPARVIHDNYSIVEGLMITVHAITTTEKTMDDPSGKLWHDDQRDAQNIIPVSTATKAVGKVIPKLNGNLTSMAFCVFTSFVSNLNLTCCLEKVAKYSDIKKVVRQVSEGSLKSILGHTED; encoded by the coding sequence ATGAGAAGAATGAAAACTCCCTCAAGAATGACTGCAATGCTTCTTGTACTACCACCACCTTCTTGCCCTTGCCCAGCCAGGGTCATCCATGACAACTATAGCATTGTGGAGGGACTGATGATCACAGTCCATGCCATCACTACCACCGAAAAAACCATGGATGACCCCTCTGGGAAGCTGTGGCATGATGATCAAAGGGATGCCCAGAACATCATCCCTGTTTCTACTGCCACTAAGGCTGTGGGCAAGGTCATCCCCAAGCTGAATGGGAATCTCACTAGTATGGCCTTCTGTGTCTTCACCTCCTTTGTGTCAAACTTGAATCTGACCTGTTGCCTAGAGAAAGTTGCCAAATATAGTGACATCAAGAAGGTGGTGAGACAGGTATCAGAGGGCTCCCTAAAGAGCATCCTGGGCCACACTGAGGACTAG